From the Deinococcus radiophilus genome, one window contains:
- a CDS encoding periplasmic substrate-binding domain-containing protein — translation MLPNGWWPGPDAPSFPMQDLVAAESHCRAAHDGQAWEHGFRLIAAYGNWYGKLVLELLVQDLLRLNPKFVLEAVPNDPSRSAPLAYVGAQSDAPEPDDLLRTFYHSESPLADQAGFEGEQLNRWLDAAQLEFDPQRRAELYARAVAEAERQGRHIVLPVPDLVDIYAADIAGTAGPLQPGGGLLWKDLRRAEH, via the coding sequence ATGTTGCCCAACGGGTGGTGGCCGGGGCCGGACGCTCCCTCTTTTCCTATGCAGGATCTGGTGGCTGCCGAGTCTCACTGCCGCGCCGCACATGACGGTCAGGCCTGGGAACACGGTTTTCGCCTCATCGCAGCCTATGGCAACTGGTATGGCAAGCTGGTGCTGGAACTGCTGGTGCAGGATCTGCTCCGGCTGAACCCGAAGTTCGTGCTGGAGGCGGTCCCCAACGATCCCAGCCGCAGCGCGCCGCTGGCCTATGTGGGCGCTCAATCCGACGCTCCAGAGCCGGATGATCTGCTACGCACCTTTTACCACTCTGAATCTCCATTGGCTGACCAAGCGGGTTTTGAAGGAGAGCAACTGAATCGCTGGCTGGACGCGGCGCAGCTTGAATTTGACCCACAGCGCCGCGCTGAGCTGTATGCCAGAGCTGTGGCCGAGGCGGAGCGGCAGGGACGCCACATCGTTTTGCCAGTTCCGGATCTTGTAGATATCTACGCAGCCGACATCGCCGGAACCGCAGGCCCGTTGCAGCCGGGTGGCGGCCTTCTCTGGAAAGACCTCCGCCGCGCTGAGCACTGA
- the recD2 gene encoding SF1B family DNA helicase RecD2: MPSDLPAEPFDIQGAVQRVRFRADSGFTVMSADITGPYGEDEDAAVVGLMPPLDVGDGFKALVKLEEHKDYGYQYRVLNLVLSAQPADLSEEGVAAYLQARVGGVGKVLAGRIASTFGAATFDVLEDDPQKLLQVPGVSASTLHKMISSWGEQGQERRTLAALQGLGLTISQAQRALKHFGETAPETLQADLYALTEVEGIGFLTADKLAREGGMTLTDPRRLTAAAVYALQLAASTGGHSYLPRARAEKGVVYYTRVSEELAHEAVSRALELDRLKLDTSADGEDRIYLPHALRGEKKLARLIRTLLATPPQEEWDVPPGAGIGLSDQQSSVLEMLREQRLVVLTGGPGTGKSTATKAVVEVAEDLRLEVGLCAPTGKAARRLGEVTGRDAHTVHRLLGYGPNGFRHNHLEPAPYDLIIVDEVSMMGDGLMLALLNAVAPGARILLVGDTDQLPPIDAGLPLRALTQAATTVRLDKVYRQAAENPIIGAAHRLLQAQPPQWQRVNDDDDVRAQLSLTEVEPDVGARRVALLLRELGGPTRAQVLSPMRRGPLGVERLNAVLQQTFNPGEGGVRVGADGLARAGDVVVQTKNDYENEVFNGTLGTVLEERGARLLVDFDGNVVELGGMELFNLQLGYALTVHRAQGSEWPAVIGVLHEAHMPMLSRNLAYTALTRAREEFHAVGSASAWARAAAAQKEERYTALLERIRGR, encoded by the coding sequence ATGCCCAGTGACCTTCCCGCCGAGCCGTTCGATATTCAGGGCGCGGTGCAGCGCGTGCGGTTCCGGGCCGACAGCGGCTTTACGGTCATGAGCGCCGACATTACCGGCCCCTACGGCGAGGACGAGGACGCGGCAGTGGTCGGCCTGATGCCGCCGCTGGACGTGGGCGACGGGTTCAAGGCGCTGGTCAAGTTAGAGGAACACAAGGATTATGGCTACCAGTACCGGGTGCTGAACCTGGTGCTGTCTGCCCAGCCCGCCGACCTGAGTGAAGAGGGTGTGGCGGCTTACCTCCAGGCCCGCGTGGGGGGCGTGGGCAAAGTGCTGGCCGGGCGGATCGCCTCTACTTTTGGGGCAGCCACTTTCGACGTCCTGGAAGACGACCCCCAGAAACTGCTGCAAGTCCCGGGCGTCTCAGCTTCTACGCTACACAAGATGATTTCCAGCTGGGGTGAGCAAGGCCAGGAGCGGCGCACCCTGGCCGCCCTGCAGGGGCTGGGGCTGACCATCAGCCAGGCGCAGCGGGCGCTGAAGCACTTTGGGGAAACAGCGCCCGAAACCCTGCAGGCTGACCTGTACGCGCTGACCGAGGTGGAGGGCATCGGCTTTCTGACCGCCGACAAACTGGCCCGCGAGGGCGGCATGACCCTGACCGACCCCCGGCGCCTGACCGCCGCCGCTGTGTACGCCTTGCAACTGGCGGCCAGCACCGGGGGCCACAGCTATTTGCCCCGCGCCCGCGCCGAAAAAGGCGTGGTCTACTACACCCGCGTATCCGAAGAACTGGCACACGAGGCGGTCAGCCGCGCCCTGGAGCTGGACCGCCTCAAGCTGGACACCAGCGCGGACGGCGAGGACCGCATTTATCTGCCGCACGCCCTGCGCGGCGAGAAGAAGCTGGCCCGGCTGATCCGTACCCTGCTGGCGACCCCGCCACAGGAAGAGTGGGATGTGCCGCCCGGCGCGGGCATCGGCCTGAGTGATCAGCAGAGCAGCGTATTGGAGATGCTCCGTGAGCAGCGCTTGGTCGTGCTGACCGGCGGCCCCGGCACCGGCAAAAGTACCGCCACCAAGGCGGTGGTGGAAGTGGCCGAGGACCTGCGGCTGGAAGTGGGCCTGTGCGCCCCCACCGGCAAGGCGGCGCGGCGGCTGGGCGAGGTGACGGGCCGTGACGCCCACACCGTTCACCGCCTGCTGGGCTACGGCCCGAATGGATTCAGGCACAATCACCTGGAACCGGCCCCTTACGACCTGATTATCGTGGACGAAGTTTCCATGATGGGTGACGGCCTGATGCTGGCCCTGCTGAATGCGGTGGCCCCTGGTGCCCGCATCCTGCTGGTGGGGGATACCGATCAATTGCCCCCGATCGACGCGGGGTTGCCGCTGCGGGCGCTGACCCAGGCAGCGACCACCGTGCGGCTGGACAAAGTGTACCGTCAGGCCGCCGAAAACCCGATCATTGGCGCGGCGCACCGCTTGCTGCAGGCCCAGCCGCCCCAGTGGCAACGGGTGAATGATGACGATGACGTCCGCGCCCAGCTGAGCCTCACCGAAGTCGAGCCGGACGTAGGCGCCCGCCGGGTGGCCCTGCTGCTGCGCGAGCTGGGCGGCCCTACCCGGGCGCAGGTGCTCTCGCCGATGCGGCGTGGCCCGCTGGGCGTTGAGCGGCTGAATGCCGTGTTGCAGCAGACCTTCAACCCTGGTGAAGGCGGCGTGCGGGTGGGCGCAGACGGTCTGGCCCGCGCCGGAGACGTGGTGGTACAGACCAAAAACGACTACGAAAACGAGGTCTTCAATGGCACGCTGGGCACCGTGCTGGAAGAGCGCGGCGCCCGGCTGCTGGTGGACTTCGACGGTAACGTCGTGGAGCTGGGCGGCATGGAGCTGTTCAACCTGCAACTGGGCTATGCCCTGACGGTTCACCGCGCCCAAGGCAGCGAGTGGCCCGCCGTGATTGGCGTGCTGCACGAGGCGCACATGCCGATGCTGTCGCGCAACCTGGCCTACACCGCCTTGACCCGTGCCCGTGAGGAGTTCCATGCGGTGGGCAGCGCCTCGGCCTGGGCGCGGGCGGCAGCGGCGCAGAAAGAGGAGCGGTATACGGCGCTGCTCGAACGCATTCGGGGGCGGTAG
- a CDS encoding AAA family ATPase: MKPLHLTVSGFTAFRQHTEIDFEGLDLFALVGPTGSGKSSLLDAMTFALYGQTARLGSTGMDALISQGERALSVALTFELHTEQGPQVYRVARSKGRRTAENETRLEQREGERWKGLAQGGGQRAVNAQIQALLGLDFRTFTKSVFLPQGEFSRLLHGTGKERQELLGELMGLQTVKDMHRYASDRAKELQFQLGSQHSVLENEYAGVTEEAVQQLRQQRTELAAQLDRWQDEREDAHVRLEGLKTVAALWQSREDAGRKLSVQQGRRAEIKRGAERAAQARRVAGILPLIDREGRARIAAERAESELRAAQAEVTQAAQALTQAQTAQEQAQAAEAQIPELEARAEYLRDAEALAARLKRAGGTPDHRHPQPLDWDEDGHAAAKADAEKLDKLKLERVQLSSRRAALDASTERLRADRELLATRKAQQARIMQDGKDAATRLERAAADHQAAQARAGLAAYAQDLQDGQPCPLCGQSVDAAHLPSHPDTAEVQRLRLALDAAGRLRDDLRGQYREITAELGVLQKDLERREAEVSDTREQLAQDEADNKVAAERISGDPADLVSRLLASLAAQVRSFGPNPVAERQKAVAQISDIRRRLSAAVQAVATASSGHAAAAATLSAAQAGAEARRAEAQEAVQELSAALDQADLSADRAKAAALPEGEIAALEQAAQTWQAGLGSLQTQVDDLSAQLTQALAGQEYDPQALPQLAQTLQALDARISQGRSDAGRLEGQERTAAERLERKRAIEAQTKELSAGMDTWRTLTNSLKANEFQQFLLAEVEANLLTGAGHILHEISDGRYRLTLDGHDYAVQDLWNAGEMRGVKTLSGGETFLASLSLAIALSDYLAGNKILGALFLDEGFGTLDPQALEAVATALENLRTQGRMVGVITHVESLSQRLPSQLLVTKSVAGSSVMRLEG, encoded by the coding sequence GTGAAGCCGCTGCACCTGACGGTCTCCGGCTTCACGGCCTTCCGCCAGCACACCGAGATTGACTTTGAGGGGCTGGACCTCTTCGCCCTGGTCGGGCCGACTGGCAGCGGCAAAAGTTCGCTGCTGGACGCCATGACCTTCGCGCTATACGGCCAGACGGCGCGGCTGGGCAGCACCGGCATGGACGCGCTGATCTCGCAGGGCGAGCGGGCGCTGTCGGTGGCGCTGACCTTCGAGCTGCACACCGAGCAAGGGCCGCAGGTCTACCGGGTCGCCCGCTCCAAGGGCCGCCGCACCGCCGAGAACGAAACCCGGCTGGAACAGCGTGAGGGCGAGCGCTGGAAGGGCCTCGCACAGGGCGGCGGCCAGCGGGCCGTCAATGCTCAGATTCAGGCGCTGCTGGGACTGGATTTCCGGACCTTTACCAAATCGGTCTTTTTGCCGCAGGGCGAGTTCTCACGCCTGCTGCACGGCACCGGCAAGGAGCGCCAGGAACTGCTGGGCGAGCTGATGGGCCTGCAAACCGTCAAGGACATGCACCGCTACGCCAGCGACCGCGCCAAGGAACTGCAGTTTCAGCTGGGCAGTCAGCACTCGGTCCTGGAAAACGAATACGCGGGCGTGACCGAAGAGGCCGTGCAGCAGCTGAGGCAGCAACGCACTGAGTTGGCCGCCCAGTTGGACCGCTGGCAGGATGAGCGCGAGGACGCTCACGTGCGTCTGGAAGGGCTGAAGACGGTGGCGGCACTCTGGCAAAGCCGCGAAGATGCGGGGCGCAAGCTGAGTGTGCAGCAGGGTCGCCGTGCCGAGATCAAGCGCGGGGCCGAGCGCGCCGCTCAGGCCCGCCGGGTGGCTGGCATCCTGCCGTTGATTGACCGTGAGGGACGCGCCCGGATTGCTGCCGAGCGTGCCGAGTCCGAGTTGCGGGCCGCGCAGGCTGAAGTCACGCAGGCCGCGCAGGCGCTGACCCAGGCCCAAACGGCCCAGGAACAGGCCCAGGCTGCCGAGGCGCAGATTCCCGAACTCGAAGCCCGCGCCGAATATTTACGCGACGCCGAAGCCCTGGCCGCCCGCCTGAAACGCGCCGGGGGTACGCCGGACCACCGCCACCCCCAGCCGCTGGACTGGGACGAAGACGGGCACGCCGCTGCCAAAGCCGACGCCGAAAAGCTGGACAAATTGAAACTGGAGCGGGTGCAGCTGAGCAGCCGCCGCGCTGCACTGGACGCCAGCACCGAGCGCCTGCGGGCCGACCGGGAACTGCTAGCCACCCGCAAGGCACAGCAAGCCCGCATCATGCAAGACGGCAAGGATGCGGCGACCCGGCTGGAACGCGCCGCCGCCGATCATCAGGCGGCCCAGGCGCGCGCTGGACTGGCAGCTTACGCCCAGGACCTGCAGGACGGCCAACCCTGCCCCCTGTGTGGTCAGTCGGTAGACGCGGCCCATCTGCCCAGCCATCCGGACACCGCCGAAGTGCAGCGACTGAGACTGGCCCTGGACGCCGCCGGACGCCTGCGGGACGATCTGCGCGGCCAGTACAGAGAAATTACTGCCGAGCTGGGCGTACTGCAAAAAGACCTGGAACGCCGTGAAGCCGAAGTCAGCGACACCCGCGAGCAACTCGCCCAGGATGAGGCCGACAATAAGGTCGCAGCCGAGCGCATCAGCGGCGACCCGGCCGACCTGGTGAGCCGCTTGCTGGCCAGCTTGGCAGCGCAGGTACGCAGCTTCGGCCCCAACCCCGTTGCCGAGCGTCAGAAGGCGGTGGCTCAGATCAGCGACATTCGCCGCCGCCTGAGTGCGGCTGTGCAAGCGGTGGCTACTGCGAGTAGCGGCCACGCCGCCGCCGCTGCCACGCTGAGCGCGGCCCAGGCCGGGGCCGAAGCCCGCCGCGCTGAAGCCCAGGAAGCTGTGCAGGAGCTGAGCGCGGCACTGGACCAGGCCGACCTGAGTGCTGACCGTGCCAAAGCGGCTGCCCTGCCCGAAGGCGAAATCGCCGCGCTGGAACAGGCCGCCCAGACCTGGCAGGCGGGCCTGGGCAGCCTGCAAACCCAAGTGGACGACCTGAGCGCGCAGCTGACCCAGGCGCTGGCGGGTCAGGAGTATGACCCCCAGGCGTTGCCGCAGCTGGCACAGACCCTCCAGGCACTTGACGCCCGCATCAGCCAGGGCCGCAGCGACGCAGGCCGCCTGGAAGGCCAGGAGCGCACCGCCGCCGAGCGCCTGGAGCGCAAGCGGGCCATCGAGGCCCAGACCAAGGAACTCAGCGCGGGCATGGACACCTGGAGGACCCTGACCAATAGCCTCAAGGCCAACGAGTTCCAGCAATTCCTGCTGGCCGAGGTCGAAGCCAACCTGCTGACCGGCGCGGGCCACATCCTGCATGAAATCAGCGACGGCCGTTACCGCCTCACGCTGGACGGCCATGATTATGCCGTGCAGGACCTCTGGAACGCGGGCGAGATGCGCGGCGTAAAGACACTCTCGGGCGGGGAGACTTTCCTGGCGTCACTCAGTCTGGCGATTGCGCTCAGCGACTACCTGGCGGGCAACAAGATTCTAGGGGCTCTCTTTCTGGACGAGGGTTTCGGCACCCTGGACCCGCAGGCGCTGGAGGCCGTCGCCACCGCCCTGGAAAACCTGCGGACCCAGGGGCGCATGGTGGGCGTGATTACCCACGTGGAGAGCCTCAGCCAGCGCCTGCCCAGTCAGCTGCTGGTCACCAAGAGCGTGGCAGGCAGCAGCGTGATGCGGCTGGAGGGCTGA
- the dapB gene encoding 4-hydroxy-tetrahydrodipicolinate reductase produces MTQADPAITEIAPSALRLGLVGYGRMGRIVHRLAEERGHRVTAIVDPHAPEATASALGSDLLEQVDAVIDFSVPATAQEHLLFYGRTGLPAVVGTTGWYDDLPAIQAELQGTGAAIVWSGNFSIGVRLFSRLAAHAAGLFAPFTQYDALLHEFHHAGKADSPSGTALELAQAVQSEWARQSEVQTARLDRVRRPEELHLSSTRGGAIPGTHMVIFDSPADTVELIHRARTREGFAAGAVQSAEWVVGRRGFFTLEQLLDDVFSDSASHSPKLKPTPDTRARKR; encoded by the coding sequence ATGACCCAAGCTGACCCTGCCATCACCGAAATTGCCCCGAGCGCTCTGCGCCTGGGTCTGGTGGGCTATGGGCGCATGGGCCGCATCGTTCACCGGTTGGCCGAAGAGCGGGGTCACCGGGTCACGGCTATCGTGGACCCCCATGCTCCCGAAGCCACGGCGTCTGCGCTGGGTTCCGATTTGTTGGAGCAGGTAGACGCCGTGATTGACTTCTCGGTTCCGGCCACAGCGCAGGAGCATCTGTTGTTCTACGGGCGCACGGGCCTTCCGGCCGTCGTCGGTACGACGGGCTGGTATGACGACCTGCCCGCCATCCAGGCGGAGCTACAAGGTACCGGCGCGGCCATTGTCTGGTCAGGCAACTTCTCTATCGGGGTCCGGCTGTTCTCGCGGCTGGCCGCGCACGCGGCGGGGCTGTTTGCGCCGTTCACGCAGTACGATGCTCTGCTGCACGAGTTTCACCATGCGGGCAAGGCCGACAGCCCCAGTGGGACGGCCCTGGAACTGGCCCAGGCGGTGCAATCAGAGTGGGCACGTCAGTCAGAGGTGCAGACGGCGCGGCTGGACCGCGTGCGCCGACCCGAAGAACTGCACCTCAGCAGCACGCGGGGTGGGGCCATTCCTGGCACCCATATGGTGATCTTCGACAGTCCTGCCGACACGGTCGAGCTGATCCACCGCGCCCGCACCCGCGAAGGCTTTGCGGCGGGCGCCGTGCAGAGTGCCGAGTGGGTGGTGGGCCGCCGAGGGTTCTTTACCCTGGAACAGCTGCTGGACGATGTATTTTCAGACTCTGCTTCCCACTCCCCCAAACTTAAACCGACTCCGGATACCAGAGCGCGAAAACGCTAG
- a CDS encoding AAA family ATPase has protein sequence MERIVAARSGQNKHQISSQVLVISGLPASGKTTLAEALTTQLHLPLVTRDGFKSVLFEYLPDLSPEGAGPVSFGLMWDVAELNMQAGTDFILETHFYRPQSENILSAMATKHGAQLTQIYCHAPLTELSRRHAMRVASGQRPGIDRPFDYAKLSPQACWEPLALVDVPLLRLDTTDGDMLATALKWLRELH, from the coding sequence ATGGAGAGGATTGTAGCGGCTAGATCAGGGCAGAATAAGCACCAGATCTCCTCACAAGTTCTCGTTATCTCTGGCCTACCCGCTTCCGGCAAAACCACACTGGCTGAAGCGCTCACGACCCAACTCCACCTTCCATTGGTGACACGCGACGGATTTAAGAGTGTTCTCTTTGAATACCTTCCTGACCTCTCCCCAGAGGGCGCTGGTCCTGTCAGCTTTGGGCTGATGTGGGATGTCGCCGAACTCAACATGCAGGCGGGTACTGATTTCATTCTAGAAACGCACTTTTACAGGCCGCAAAGCGAAAACATCTTGAGTGCAATGGCCACCAAGCATGGAGCACAACTGACACAGATTTACTGCCATGCCCCACTGACCGAACTGAGCCGCCGCCACGCTATGAGGGTAGCTTCGGGGCAGCGTCCAGGCATTGACCGCCCGTTTGACTACGCCAAACTGTCCCCACAGGCTTGCTGGGAGCCCCTCGCTTTGGTTGATGTCCCCCTTCTGAGGCTGGATACCACTGATGGGGACATGTTGGCGACTGCTCTCAAGTGGTTACGCGAGCTGCATTAA
- the thrC gene encoding threonine synthase, with product MQYVSTRGDQCLGTFSDVLLSGLAPDGGLAMPAQIPTFSATELERLRPLPYAELAYEVMRPFITDIPEADLRKLLRATYRPEVFGSEEITPLTPLGDSGPALLELSNGPSLAFKDMAMQFLGHAFEYVLDRRGERVNILGATSGDTGSAAEYAMLGKERVNVFMLSPQGRMSTFQQAQMFSLNEPNIFNIAVEGVFDDCQDLVKAVNADAEFKARHDIGAVNSINWARVLAQAVYYFKGYFALGLPPGAEADFCVPSGNFGNVFAGYLAQQMGLPIGQLVVASNENDVLHDFFSGGVYQVRSAERVAVTSSPSMDIGKASNFERYLYLISGGDATQTLGWWDEVGAGRPVSLGGTPHWDAVQASGFRSGRSTHADRLATIRQVDGQFGRLIDPHTADGVLVGEEFRRPGVPMVCLETALPAKFGETVREAVGRDPERPERFQGIEQAERFCEVISNDVEQLKRLIADHLNPNS from the coding sequence ATGCAGTACGTGTCTACCCGCGGCGACCAGTGCCTTGGCACGTTTTCTGACGTGCTGCTTTCGGGCCTCGCGCCCGACGGCGGCCTGGCGATGCCTGCGCAGATTCCGACCTTCAGCGCCACCGAGCTGGAGCGGCTGCGCCCGCTGCCCTACGCTGAGCTGGCTTACGAGGTGATGCGCCCTTTCATCACCGACATTCCCGAAGCCGACCTGCGTAAGCTGCTGCGCGCCACCTACCGCCCCGAAGTATTCGGCAGCGAGGAAATCACGCCGCTGACCCCATTGGGTGACTCGGGCCCGGCCTTGCTGGAACTGTCCAACGGCCCTTCGCTGGCCTTCAAGGATATGGCGATGCAGTTTCTGGGTCATGCCTTCGAATACGTGCTGGACCGCCGCGGCGAGCGGGTCAACATCCTCGGCGCGACTTCAGGCGATACTGGCAGCGCCGCCGAGTACGCCATGCTGGGCAAGGAGCGGGTCAACGTCTTTATGCTCTCGCCGCAGGGCCGCATGAGCACCTTTCAGCAGGCACAGATGTTCAGTCTGAACGAGCCGAACATCTTCAATATCGCTGTTGAGGGTGTGTTCGACGACTGCCAGGATCTGGTCAAAGCGGTAAATGCCGACGCCGAATTCAAGGCGAGGCACGACATTGGAGCCGTCAACAGTATCAACTGGGCGCGGGTGCTGGCGCAGGCGGTGTATTACTTCAAAGGCTATTTTGCGCTGGGGCTGCCGCCGGGGGCCGAGGCTGATTTTTGTGTCCCCAGCGGGAACTTCGGGAACGTGTTTGCGGGCTATCTGGCGCAGCAGATGGGGTTGCCGATCGGCCAGCTGGTGGTGGCCAGCAACGAGAACGACGTGTTGCACGACTTCTTCTCGGGCGGGGTCTACCAGGTGCGCTCTGCCGAGCGGGTGGCGGTGACCAGCAGCCCCAGCATGGACATCGGCAAGGCCAGCAATTTCGAGCGCTACTTGTATCTGATCAGCGGTGGCGACGCGACCCAGACGCTCGGGTGGTGGGATGAGGTAGGCGCGGGCCGCCCGGTCTCGCTCGGCGGCACGCCGCACTGGGACGCGGTGCAGGCCAGCGGCTTCCGCTCCGGGCGCAGCACCCACGCAGACCGCCTGGCGACCATTCGGCAGGTGGATGGGCAGTTTGGCCGCCTGATTGATCCCCATACTGCCGACGGGGTATTGGTGGGCGAGGAGTTCCGCCGCCCTGGTGTGCCGATGGTCTGCCTGGAGACGGCACTGCCCGCCAAGTTCGGTGAGACAGTCCGCGAAGCGGTGGGCCGCGACCCGGAGCGCCCGGAACGTTTCCAGGGCATCGAGCAGGCCGAGCGCTTCTGTGAAGTCATCTCAAATGATGTGGAACAGTTAAAGCGTTTGATTGCCGATCACCTAAATCCGAACAGCTGA
- a CDS encoding metallophosphoesterase family protein has translation MRVLHTADFHAGRALRGYDRTPEIHAALTEIAELAESEKVDAVLISGDLFDTANPSADAEKALFDFFLRLRSAEIPSVAIAGNHDSSARLASVTGLLGWVGVQLVAEVTPRPGDLIRSIQTKGGETLTVGALPYLSERRLVKAADLLGGEVSDWRQKYREGMEFFLGKLAAGFQPGHVNMLMLHATLDGSQPSGSEKTMQFHLDNAYTLSPENLPRAAQYVAMGHIHRPQQAGSAPLAHYPGSVIQLDFGEGGEKKQVNLVEVSPGQPARVIPIPLGSGRELRTIRVPLDQVEARLERESQKKDGALLKVLVEAPAGTATAGLKDRVLSALPSALAVELSALQEDLALPSLKRECLSLLELYERYWHEKRGELPDDQRAAFKEAHEAVQSHVEASGEEVA, from the coding sequence ATGCGCGTACTTCACACCGCCGACTTTCATGCTGGGCGGGCCCTGCGCGGCTATGACCGCACCCCCGAAATCCACGCGGCCCTGACCGAGATTGCCGAGCTGGCCGAGAGTGAAAAGGTAGACGCTGTACTGATCAGCGGCGACCTGTTCGATACTGCCAACCCCAGCGCCGACGCGGAAAAGGCCCTCTTTGACTTTTTCCTGCGGCTGCGCTCGGCAGAGATTCCCAGCGTCGCCATTGCCGGGAACCACGACTCCAGCGCCCGGCTGGCGTCCGTCACGGGGCTGCTCGGCTGGGTGGGCGTACAACTGGTGGCCGAGGTCACGCCGCGCCCCGGCGACCTGATCCGCAGCATTCAGACCAAAGGCGGCGAAACGCTGACCGTGGGTGCCCTCCCCTACCTGTCCGAGCGGCGGCTGGTCAAAGCCGCCGACCTGCTGGGCGGTGAAGTAAGTGACTGGCGGCAGAAATACCGTGAGGGCATGGAATTTTTCCTGGGCAAGCTGGCCGCTGGGTTTCAGCCAGGGCACGTGAACATGCTGATGCTGCACGCCACCCTGGACGGCTCACAGCCGAGCGGGTCCGAGAAGACCATGCAATTTCACCTGGATAACGCCTATACTCTGTCCCCAGAGAACCTGCCGCGCGCCGCGCAGTACGTGGCGATGGGTCACATCCATCGGCCGCAGCAGGCCGGGAGTGCCCCACTGGCCCACTACCCCGGCAGTGTTATCCAGCTGGATTTTGGCGAGGGCGGCGAGAAGAAACAGGTCAATCTGGTAGAAGTATCGCCCGGTCAGCCTGCCCGCGTGATTCCGATTCCGCTCGGCAGTGGCCGCGAGCTGCGGACCATCCGGGTGCCGCTGGATCAGGTGGAGGCGCGGCTGGAACGTGAAAGCCAGAAAAAAGACGGCGCGCTGCTCAAGGTGCTGGTCGAGGCCCCCGCTGGCACGGCAACTGCGGGCCTGAAAGACCGGGTGCTGAGCGCCCTGCCCTCGGCGCTGGCGGTGGAACTGAGTGCCCTGCAAGAAGACCTGGCCCTGCCCAGCCTCAAGCGCGAGTGCCTGAGCCTGCTGGAACTGTACGAGCGCTACTGGCACGAGAAACGCGGCGAGTTGCCGGACGATCAGCGGGCAGCCTTCAAAGAAGCCCATGAGGCCGTGCAGAGTCACGTAGAAGCAAGCGGGGAGGAAGTGGCATGA
- a CDS encoding alpha/beta hydrolase encodes MTLLHEEPVRFRVGEEQLIGLLHLPTGEKPAQGWPALLMLHGFTGHKAGDHRLHTLFARHMAARGVATLRFDFRGYGDSQGDFAAVTPARQLEDAGAAAEWLRAHPDTDPQRLMLLGHSLGGLLAAQAAADLAPHRLALWAPALPDYFLRYLPGGSLPAGVQDIGGWPLGRPFLEEVLRLNPLRAAAAWGGVAAIFHGDADEECPHSWGERYAEALGPGTELALIEDANHSFDDLDHLQTLYALTGRFLLGEALD; translated from the coding sequence ATGACGCTGCTGCACGAGGAACCTGTCCGCTTCCGGGTGGGCGAAGAACAACTGATCGGCCTGCTGCACCTGCCCACCGGCGAGAAACCCGCCCAGGGCTGGCCTGCACTGTTGATGTTGCACGGCTTTACTGGGCACAAGGCCGGTGATCACCGCCTCCACACCCTGTTTGCCCGGCACATGGCGGCGCGGGGCGTGGCCACGCTGCGTTTCGACTTCCGGGGCTACGGCGACTCTCAGGGTGACTTCGCGGCAGTGACTCCAGCCCGGCAGCTGGAAGACGCCGGGGCCGCCGCCGAGTGGTTGCGTGCACACCCTGATACCGACCCACAGCGCCTGATGCTGCTCGGTCACTCGCTCGGCGGCCTGCTGGCGGCGCAGGCGGCGGCCGACCTCGCCCCGCACCGCCTGGCACTGTGGGCCCCGGCGCTGCCCGATTACTTTCTGCGCTACTTGCCCGGAGGCAGCTTGCCCGCCGGAGTGCAGGATATCGGCGGCTGGCCGCTGGGCCGCCCCTTTCTGGAGGAGGTGCTGCGGCTGAACCCGCTGCGTGCGGCCGCAGCATGGGGCGGTGTCGCTGCCATCTTTCACGGGGACGCCGATGAGGAATGTCCCCACAGCTGGGGCGAGCGCTACGCTGAGGCGCTGGGGCCGGGCACCGAGCTGGCGCTGATCGAAGATGCCAACCACAGCTTCGACGACCTGGACCATCTTCAGACCCTGTATGCCCTGACAGGCCGGTTTCTGCTGGGCGAGGCCTTGGACTAA